The Methanofervidicoccus abyssi genome includes the window AGGATGAACAACTACGACGTCCTCTTTCCACAGGGATGGGACTGCCATGGTCTTCCAACAGAGGTTAAAGTTGAGGAGATCTACAATATAACGAAATCTGATATAGATAGGGAGGAGTTCAGAAGACTCTGTATAGAGCTTACAGAGAAGAATATTAAAAAGATGAGAGAACAGGTAAAATCCTTAGGTATATCTATAGACTGGAGTAGAGAGTATATCACTATGAAACCTGAGTATATCAAAAAATCTCAAACTGCATTTGTCAGAATGTACAGGGATGGTCTTATATACAGAGGAAAGCACCCTGTTAACTGGTGTCCAAGGTGTCAAACTGCCATAGCTTTTGCAGAGGTAAATTACATAGATAGGGAGACTTACCTGAATTATATCAAGTTCCCTTATGCAGATGATGGAGATAAATATTTAACAATTGCAACTACGAGACCTGAACTCCTCCCTGCCTGTGTAGGTATCGTGGTAAATCCAAAAGATGAAAGATATAGGGATATAATTGGGAAAAGTGTTAAGGTACCCCTCTTCAACCAGGAGGTTAGAGTGTATGGAGACGAAGACGTAGAGATGGACTTCGGTACTGGAGTAGTAATGGTATGTACCTTTGGAGATAAGACAGACGTTAGATGGGTAAATAAGCATGGACTCGAGGTTAAAAAGGCTATAAACGAGAGAGGAGAACTTACAGAAATATGTGGTAAGTATGCAGGTATGAAGACAGAGGAGGCTAGGAGGGAAATAATAGAAGATCTTAAAAGGGAGGGCTATCTCCTGAAACAGGAGGTTATAAAACAGAACGTAGGTGTATGTTGGAGGTGTAAAACACCTATAGAAATCATCGTTGGGGATCAGTGGTTTGTAAATATAAAGGAGTTATTACCTAAGATTAGGGAAGTTATTGATGAGATCAAGTGGACTCCTGAATATATGAAGAAGAGACTACTACAGTGGATAGAAGATATGGACTGGGACTGGTGTATAAGTAGACAGAGAATATTTGCCACGCCTATTCCTGTATGGTACTGTCCAGACTGTGGAGAGATAATAGTTGCTAAGGAAGAAGATCTTCCAATAGATCCCACAGTAGAGTGTCCCTACACCTGTAAATGTGGAAATAAAAATCTTATACCTGAGAGGGACGTCTTAGATACCTGGATGGACTCCTCTATTACTCCGATGGTAATAACTGGATGGTTGGAAGATGAAGATTTCTTCAGAGAACACTATCCAGTGCAACTGAGACCTCAGGGGCATGACATTATAAGAACTTGGGCATTCTACACCATTGTAAAGTCTATAGCATTGACAGGTAAGAAACCCTGGAACGAGATAATAATAAACGGCATGGTATTTGGAGAAGATGGCCATAAAATGAGTAAGAGTAGGGGGAACATAGTAGAGCCTTCTGAGATCACAGAAAAGTACGGGGCAGATGCCCTTAGAATGTGGGCTGCTAACAGCTCCCTTGGAAACGACGTACCCTTTGCCTGGAAAGATGTTGATTACAACTATAGGTTCCTTAGGAAGTTCTGGAATGCTGCAAGATTTGCAAGGATGCACTTGGGGGATAATACCATAGAGAAGATAAAAGAGGCCATAGAGAAGGGGGACATTTCATTGGATAATCCTGTGGATCTCTGGATAATAAGTAAGTTGAATAGACTTATTAAGAAGGTTACGGAAGATTTGGAGGACTACAGGTTCAACACCATCGTTAATATCCAGAAGTTTCTATGGCACGAGTTCTGTGATAACTATATAGAGATGGTAAAGTACAGGTTATATAAAGAAGGTGAAGGATCTGAGAGGGATAAGTTCAACTGTTTATATACCCTCTACTACGTGATAACTAACGTTTTAAAACTCTTGGCACCATTTGCCCCTCACTTCGCCCAGATAGTGGGAGATATATACAAGGTAGATAACTTCCATACCACATGGTGCAAAGTCCAGGAGGATATGATAGATGAAGAGTGGGAGTGTATTGGAGAGTTGGCTAAGAAAGTAGTAGTTTCTATAAGGAGATACAAAGCCAACAAAGGTATGTCTCTAAATGCCAAGTTGGAGAAGGTTGAGATATATCTGATGGATAAAAAAGATTATGAAAGAATATTGAAGGTTGTAAAGGATATAAAAGGCACTTTGAATATCGAGAAGTTAAAGGTCATAAGTGGAAAGCCCAAGTTAGAACAGAAAATAGTAGAGGTTATACCTGATAAATCCAAGATAGGTCCACAGTTTAAGAGGGATTCTAAAAAGGTTATGGACTTTATAAGAAATGCAGACGAAGAAACTATAGAGAAAATACTCCAGGAGGGTCTTGAGACTGAATTTGGTTTATTAAGTAGGGAACATATAAAATCTATTAAGAGAGCACTCTTTAGTAAAGGTAAGATGGTAGATGCCGTAGATATAGAGGGGGTTGTAGACGGGATTGCTGTTATTGAAGTAGGAGGTGATAAATAATATAAAAATATGAATTATAATAAGATAAGATAAAGAAATAACAGAGAAAAAAGGTAAAAAACTCCTTAAAAAAAGGATTAACAGAAATTCTACCAAACTTCCTCTTATTTATAAACTATTTTTTTAATGGCTAAAATCTTATCTTCTCGTAATACTCACTGTATCCACCATGATAATGTGGAAGCTCTTTAAACAACGTCCTTTCCAACTGAAGTATATTATCATACTCCTTCTGAGACACTGAACCTATGAGACACCTCTTCCAGGCCTCCTTACATTTTAAACTACACGGTATAAAACCTGATGTTATCACTATGGCAATTTTTCCCTCTTCCTTCAAATCTTCAACTTCCTTAAGATGTTCTTCATCTATGGCGAACCTTACAGATTTGAAGGATTCGATACAACACGTTGGATATCCCATCAACTTTCCATACTCTTCCGCAAACTCTAATCCAGAGTAAACACCTATGTAGGATGATACCATAGGGTCTATAGCAGGTCTAACTGGAGGTTTGTATTTTCTAACGATTTCAATCTGTTTTTTAAGTCTGGAGATTACAAGGTTGTATATATCATGATCCATATTCCGTATATAGAAAGATATATTTTTTAGATCATTTTCAGGGTTTTTTCTAATAGATATTATTCTCTTAAGAATATCCTCCATAGATTTGATAGTATTCATATTTAATCCTCTAATTATTCTCTATTGGCTTATAATAGAGATTTAAAAATGAAAGTAAAAGGAATAAAAGAGAAAAATCGTATGATCTGTATCCTCCGATCTTTAATACAGTAAAAAAAGATTCAAGGGAAGACAGTTACAAAAGTTTTGAATAAGTACCCAACTGAAAGTCTCACCCTTTGAAGGTAAAATGGGATAGACACTAAAAATTTTATTTGTTTTTAGTGAGATATAATAGTTATGTTTTATCCTCTCGGTTCCTTTGCCTTAGGTCTCAACTTTGGATATCCACACTTTCTACATCTTTTAGCTTTCCAAGGATTTCTTGCATTACATCTTAGACAGATCTTCTTTTTAAATAACCTGTTCATAGCTTCCTCAAATGCCATGCTATCACCATATTTTTTAATTACCTTTTTGCTATTCTACTTAAAAAATCTTTCTCTATCTCTTCAATCTCTTTACATCCTTTACCTGCATAACTTTCAAGTAGGTCTCTATTTAAATCTATAAATGTCTTTGCCCATTTAAAACCATTTAATAGAGATATGGCCTCATTTTTATAGTTTGCGATATATAAGGTTGCAATACATGCCTCCAAGGTTGAAAGTTTGTAGGGTTTTCCATAGTTTACGGGGTTGGCAGCTATAAGGAAAGGAAGACTCCTCTGATTTTTAAATCTTATCCTTTTAAATATCTCTTTGGCATGTTGCCAGGAACAATCGAGAGCCAATATACCATACCTTTCTATGATGTCTCTATCCTCGATGGACACTAAAGTTTTGGAGTAGGGATTTAGTAGCAGGGCCTTCTTAGGTATCTTACGGTAGTCCTTTATAATCTTTGCCCTATTTAACTTTCCCATCTTAAGTGCGGTGCATTTCTTCGGATCACACTGATTTTTATGG containing:
- a CDS encoding DUF367 family protein, yielding MKIYIYHKNQCDPKKCTALKMGKLNRAKIIKDYRKIPKKALLLNPYSKTLVSIEDRDIIERYGILALDCSWQHAKEIFKRIRFKNQRSLPFLIAANPVNYGKPYKLSTLEACIATLYIANYKNEAISLLNGFKWAKTFIDLNRDLLESYAGKGCKEIEEIEKDFLSRIAKR
- a CDS encoding DUF483 domain-containing protein; the protein is MNTIKSMEDILKRIISIRKNPENDLKNISFYIRNMDHDIYNLVISRLKKQIEIVRKYKPPVRPAIDPMVSSYIGVYSGLEFAEEYGKLMGYPTCCIESFKSVRFAIDEEHLKEVEDLKEEGKIAIVITSGFIPCSLKCKEAWKRCLIGSVSQKEYDNILQLERTLFKELPHYHGGYSEYYEKIRF
- a CDS encoding 50S ribosomal protein L40e, yielding MAFEEAMNRLFKKKICLRCNARNPWKAKRCRKCGYPKLRPKAKEPRG
- a CDS encoding valine--tRNA ligase, which translates into the protein MEMPKEYPLELEKVVQKKWEEEGIYRFKNDKNKPQYIIDTPPPYPTGNMHLGHALNWTYMDIIARFKRMNNYDVLFPQGWDCHGLPTEVKVEEIYNITKSDIDREEFRRLCIELTEKNIKKMREQVKSLGISIDWSREYITMKPEYIKKSQTAFVRMYRDGLIYRGKHPVNWCPRCQTAIAFAEVNYIDRETYLNYIKFPYADDGDKYLTIATTRPELLPACVGIVVNPKDERYRDIIGKSVKVPLFNQEVRVYGDEDVEMDFGTGVVMVCTFGDKTDVRWVNKHGLEVKKAINERGELTEICGKYAGMKTEEARREIIEDLKREGYLLKQEVIKQNVGVCWRCKTPIEIIVGDQWFVNIKELLPKIREVIDEIKWTPEYMKKRLLQWIEDMDWDWCISRQRIFATPIPVWYCPDCGEIIVAKEEDLPIDPTVECPYTCKCGNKNLIPERDVLDTWMDSSITPMVITGWLEDEDFFREHYPVQLRPQGHDIIRTWAFYTIVKSIALTGKKPWNEIIINGMVFGEDGHKMSKSRGNIVEPSEITEKYGADALRMWAANSSLGNDVPFAWKDVDYNYRFLRKFWNAARFARMHLGDNTIEKIKEAIEKGDISLDNPVDLWIISKLNRLIKKVTEDLEDYRFNTIVNIQKFLWHEFCDNYIEMVKYRLYKEGEGSERDKFNCLYTLYYVITNVLKLLAPFAPHFAQIVGDIYKVDNFHTTWCKVQEDMIDEEWECIGELAKKVVVSIRRYKANKGMSLNAKLEKVEIYLMDKKDYERILKVVKDIKGTLNIEKLKVISGKPKLEQKIVEVIPDKSKIGPQFKRDSKKVMDFIRNADEETIEKILQEGLETEFGLLSREHIKSIKRALFSKGKMVDAVDIEGVVDGIAVIEVGGDK